The proteins below come from a single Natrinema sp. SYSU A 869 genomic window:
- a CDS encoding methylglyoxal synthase, with the protein MTRVALIAHDEKKPDLIEFAQAHEDQLRAYDLIATGTTGKRLIDETSLDIERKESGPLGGDLMIGSEVAEEKLNGVVFLRDPLRAQPHEPDISALLRICDVHDTALATNLASAEFLIEGLAE; encoded by the coding sequence ATGACACGCGTCGCGTTGATCGCCCACGACGAGAAGAAGCCGGATCTCATCGAGTTCGCACAGGCCCACGAGGACCAATTGCGAGCGTACGACCTGATTGCGACCGGCACGACCGGAAAACGGCTGATAGACGAGACCAGCCTCGATATCGAGCGCAAGGAGTCGGGACCGCTCGGCGGCGACCTGATGATCGGTTCGGAGGTCGCGGAAGAGAAACTCAATGGTGTGGTCTTCCTCCGAGATCCGTTGCGAGCCCAGCCCCACGAGCCCGACATCTCGGCGCTGCTACGGATCTGTGACGTCCACGATACGGCGCTCGCGACGAACCTCGCTTCCGCGGAGTTTCTCATCGAGGGGCTGGCAGAGTAG
- a CDS encoding cation-translocating P-type ATPase codes for METAREQFAVGGMSCSFCAESIRKAYDRTDGVADVDVSLAHEGVLVQYDEVTVSEVELKDTLRDLGYTIRDPDKQMRFREQQAELESGKRRLVLTGGASVVAAALMLWMIVVRGRFESGSLSMDLVTLGLALGTMFVPGRYILEKAYHSLRRGIFNQHVLLEAGAFAGLLGGLLGLTVFPDFPTVHFFAVAVFITTYHVLSEYTSLLVRTRASQAVQDLLDLRPDTARRVADDGTVEEVAVDDLEVGDRVRIKPGESIPVDGVVLEGESAVDESVATGESIPAEKGLGDDVIGGSVTQTGTLLVEVTATGSDAFLNRVAREVEEARAMKPSIVQLADRVLRYFVPGVLTVAALSFCFWLVVPAVWPGGPFGAGPNVQRGTFAALAVLVLGYPCALGMATPLALIRGGGAAANRGILFRSGDAFQLFPDVDRVVLDKTGTITVGEPAVAEIVSLTDGSNKEGVLATAASAEAFSEHPLADAVLERADHCGVTYEDPDTFDSATGKGVRASVDGEEVLIGKPDWLDVEGVGVSGASDEIERLQHRGLTVSGVARDGVLIGLVGIGDEIKDDAGATVRRLFAADVTPVMITGDGERTAEAVAEDVGINRVMADVLPGEKRDEVGRLQAAGHRVAMVGDGINDAPALTQADIGIAIGAGTDIAIESADVVLMGERLGGVIDAYEIGLESYRKTKQNLVAAFAFNGVGVAAATTGLVHPVVAMIAMVLSVTAVLANSFAGQLLSGADLDADGSVRDDRSAEISTDEPSATEATVPARNLEK; via the coding sequence ATGGAGACCGCACGAGAGCAGTTCGCTGTCGGCGGAATGAGCTGTTCGTTCTGTGCCGAGAGCATTCGGAAGGCGTACGACCGGACCGACGGCGTGGCGGACGTGGACGTGAGCCTCGCCCACGAGGGGGTCCTCGTCCAGTACGACGAGGTGACGGTAAGCGAGGTCGAGTTGAAGGATACCCTGCGGGACCTCGGCTATACGATCCGCGATCCGGACAAGCAAATGCGGTTCCGAGAACAACAGGCGGAACTCGAGTCGGGCAAACGTAGACTCGTCCTCACCGGCGGTGCGTCCGTCGTCGCTGCCGCGCTGATGCTCTGGATGATCGTCGTGCGGGGACGGTTCGAGTCGGGATCACTGTCGATGGACCTCGTAACACTGGGCCTCGCGCTGGGGACGATGTTCGTCCCGGGTCGCTACATCCTCGAGAAGGCCTACCACAGCCTTCGTCGCGGTATCTTCAACCAGCACGTCCTCCTCGAGGCTGGCGCGTTCGCCGGGTTGCTCGGTGGGCTCCTCGGTCTGACCGTCTTCCCCGATTTCCCGACCGTCCACTTCTTCGCCGTCGCCGTCTTCATCACGACCTACCACGTCCTCTCGGAGTACACCAGCCTGCTCGTTCGCACCCGCGCGTCGCAGGCGGTGCAGGACCTGCTCGATCTCAGGCCGGACACCGCTCGTCGCGTCGCGGACGACGGCACCGTCGAGGAGGTCGCAGTCGACGACCTCGAGGTGGGCGATCGCGTTCGGATCAAGCCCGGCGAAAGCATCCCCGTTGACGGCGTCGTCCTCGAAGGGGAGTCGGCCGTCGACGAGTCGGTGGCGACCGGCGAGTCGATCCCCGCGGAGAAGGGGCTGGGTGACGACGTGATCGGCGGGAGCGTCACCCAAACCGGGACGCTCCTCGTCGAGGTGACGGCGACCGGATCGGACGCGTTCCTGAATCGGGTCGCCCGCGAGGTCGAGGAGGCCCGCGCAATGAAACCCAGTATCGTACAGCTCGCCGACCGCGTCCTCCGGTACTTCGTTCCCGGTGTGCTCACCGTCGCCGCGCTCTCCTTTTGCTTCTGGCTCGTCGTTCCCGCCGTCTGGCCGGGCGGTCCGTTCGGTGCAGGGCCGAACGTACAGCGCGGCACGTTCGCCGCGCTCGCGGTCCTCGTGCTCGGCTACCCCTGTGCGCTCGGGATGGCGACCCCGCTGGCGCTCATCCGCGGCGGCGGCGCGGCGGCGAATCGAGGCATCCTGTTTCGATCGGGCGACGCATTCCAGCTCTTCCCCGACGTCGATCGCGTCGTCCTCGACAAGACCGGTACGATCACGGTCGGCGAGCCCGCAGTCGCCGAGATCGTGTCACTCACAGACGGGAGCAACAAGGAAGGTGTCCTCGCCACAGCCGCGAGCGCGGAAGCGTTCAGCGAACACCCGCTCGCCGACGCCGTCCTCGAGCGCGCAGACCACTGCGGAGTGACGTACGAGGATCCGGACACCTTCGACTCCGCGACCGGCAAGGGGGTCCGCGCCTCGGTCGACGGCGAGGAGGTTCTGATCGGGAAACCGGATTGGCTCGATGTCGAGGGCGTCGGCGTTTCGGGAGCTAGTGACGAAATCGAGCGCCTCCAGCATCGCGGACTCACGGTGTCCGGCGTCGCACGCGACGGAGTGCTGATCGGCCTCGTCGGTATCGGTGACGAGATCAAGGACGACGCCGGCGCGACCGTTCGGCGGCTGTTCGCGGCGGACGTCACGCCCGTGATGATTACCGGTGACGGCGAACGGACGGCCGAAGCGGTCGCCGAAGACGTCGGTATCAACCGCGTGATGGCTGACGTCCTCCCCGGCGAGAAGCGCGACGAGGTCGGTCGCCTGCAAGCGGCGGGCCACCGTGTGGCGATGGTCGGCGATGGCATCAACGACGCGCCGGCGCTCACGCAGGCAGATATCGGCATCGCGATCGGTGCCGGGACGGACATCGCGATCGAATCCGCCGATGTCGTCCTTATGGGCGAGCGGTTGGGCGGAGTAATAGATGCCTATGAGATCGGGCTGGAGAGTTACCGGAAAACGAAACAGAACCTGGTCGCCGCGTTCGCGTTCAACGGCGTCGGCGTCGCCGCAGCCACGACGGGACTCGTCCATCCGGTGGTCGCGATGATCGCGATGGTCCTATCGGTCACCGCCGTCCTCGCCAACAGTTTCGCCGGTCAGTTGCTCTCGGGTGCGGACCTCGACGCGGACGGTTCCGTTCGGGACGACCGATCGGCGGAGATATCGACTGACGAGCCTTCAGCAACGGAAGCGACGGTACCGGCGAGGAACCTCGAGAAGTGA
- the pyrF gene encoding orotidine-5'-phosphate decarboxylase, with the protein MNFFDRLHDRIRTVDSVVSVGLDPDPSRIPDHLQEYDLPRWAFNRRIIDETHEHAAVFKPNAAFYEDPDGWAALEETIAYAHGKDVPVLLDAKRADIGNTTRQYAQLLEKADAITVNPYMGRDSLQPFLADEEAGIFVLCRTSNPGGADIQDLELETGEPVYERVAALADLWNENDNVGLVVGATQPAELEELREQVPDLPFLVPGIGAQGGDAEAAVEYGLADGVGLVNSSRGIIFAGEDDGEEFAAASGQAAKRLKKRLNRYRE; encoded by the coding sequence ATGAACTTCTTCGACCGCCTGCACGACCGCATCCGAACGGTCGACAGCGTCGTCTCGGTCGGGCTCGATCCCGATCCGTCGCGCATTCCAGATCACCTCCAAGAGTACGACCTCCCGCGGTGGGCGTTCAACCGCCGCATCATCGACGAGACCCACGAACACGCCGCCGTTTTCAAGCCGAACGCGGCCTTCTACGAGGACCCCGACGGCTGGGCCGCTCTGGAGGAGACCATCGCCTACGCCCACGGGAAGGACGTACCGGTCCTGTTAGATGCCAAGCGCGCAGATATCGGCAACACGACCCGGCAGTACGCACAGTTGCTCGAGAAAGCCGACGCGATCACCGTCAACCCCTACATGGGCCGGGATTCCCTGCAGCCGTTTCTGGCTGACGAGGAGGCCGGCATCTTCGTCCTCTGTCGGACCTCGAACCCGGGCGGGGCCGACATTCAGGACCTCGAACTCGAGACGGGCGAACCGGTCTACGAGCGCGTCGCGGCGCTGGCAGACCTCTGGAACGAGAACGACAACGTCGGGCTCGTCGTCGGCGCGACCCAGCCCGCGGAACTCGAGGAACTGCGCGAGCAGGTACCGGACCTCCCCTTCCTCGTCCCCGGAATCGGTGCACAGGGCGGCGACGCCGAGGCAGCCGTCGAGTACGGACTGGCCGACGGCGTCGGGCTGGTCAATTCCTCGCGCGGGATCATTTTCGCAGGGGAAGACGACGGTGAGGAGTTCGCGGCGGCCAGCGGCCAGGCGGCGAAGCGGCTGAAAAAGCGGTTGAATCGGTATCGCGAATAA
- a CDS encoding halocarboxylic acid dehydrogenase DehI family protein has protein sequence MDPSTQLYEQDATGWQRGMYEDVKTTLRAPIVNWFFRTLTANEPVFARYMWGQLKPLFQTRAFGDYTVSYRDTVLSALEDGSPDLPRYRRDDLDVRPAEWRELRGQLATFDIVAPRLALTFAVCDRAMNDGPLESDPDDAASMAPLPPWLDRDRGRSVTMIDDDGVPNDLSDAIDGIREFHGLEGGLPSIYRCLAQWPGYLDLAWTDLEPILESAAFERGCDDADAVVDAHLEKLPYVPRLSPTALADQGFDKSTVEELQEFVRSFNRGAIETVLTAIFVYAATLDAAGERSL, from the coding sequence ATGGATCCAAGTACACAGCTGTACGAGCAGGATGCGACGGGCTGGCAGCGCGGCATGTACGAGGACGTCAAGACGACACTTCGCGCACCGATCGTCAACTGGTTCTTCCGGACGCTGACGGCCAACGAGCCCGTCTTCGCGCGGTACATGTGGGGGCAACTCAAACCGCTCTTCCAGACGCGCGCGTTCGGGGACTACACCGTCTCGTACCGAGACACCGTGCTCTCCGCGCTCGAGGACGGATCTCCGGACCTGCCGCGCTACCGGCGCGACGACCTCGACGTCCGACCGGCCGAGTGGCGCGAACTCCGGGGGCAGCTCGCGACGTTCGACATCGTCGCACCGCGACTCGCGCTCACGTTTGCGGTCTGTGACCGAGCGATGAACGACGGCCCGCTCGAGTCCGATCCGGACGACGCGGCGTCGATGGCACCGCTTCCGCCGTGGCTCGACCGCGACCGCGGTCGATCCGTGACGATGATCGACGACGACGGCGTTCCCAATGACCTCTCGGACGCTATCGACGGTATCCGAGAGTTTCACGGCCTCGAGGGCGGGCTACCGAGCATCTACCGCTGTCTCGCACAGTGGCCGGGGTATCTCGATCTGGCGTGGACTGACCTTGAGCCGATTCTCGAAAGTGCGGCGTTCGAACGCGGGTGTGACGACGCCGACGCGGTCGTCGACGCACACCTCGAGAAGCTTCCGTACGTGCCTCGGCTCTCGCCGACGGCGCTCGCGGATCAGGGGTTCGACAAGTCGACGGTTGAGGAGCTGCAAGAATTCGTTCGATCGTTCAACCGAGGTGCCATCGAAACGGTTCTCACGGCCATCTTCGTCTACGCGGCGACGCTCGACGCTGCCGGCGAGCGATCGCTCTAG
- a CDS encoding VOC family protein, translating to MTDLSAHHIGITVADLEETLAFYRDVLDLSVIDQFSVGGEAFADAVGVEGASADFAHLEADRTRIELVEYDPEARGSPAAGLNQPGASHVGFSVDDLEIFAESLPENVPTISEPRTTESGTTIMFLRDPEGNLIEVLEV from the coding sequence ATGACAGATCTCAGTGCACACCACATCGGTATCACCGTCGCCGATCTCGAGGAGACGCTCGCGTTCTACCGAGACGTGCTCGATCTCTCGGTCATCGATCAGTTCAGCGTCGGCGGCGAGGCCTTCGCCGACGCTGTCGGTGTCGAGGGTGCGAGTGCCGATTTCGCACACCTCGAGGCGGACAGAACCCGGATCGAACTCGTCGAGTACGACCCTGAAGCCCGAGGCTCCCCGGCGGCGGGGCTCAATCAACCGGGCGCGTCACACGTCGGCTTCTCGGTCGACGACCTCGAGATCTTCGCCGAGAGCCTTCCAGAGAACGTGCCGACAATCAGCGAGCCGCGAACGACTGAGAGCGGCACCACGATCATGTTTCTGCGCGATCCCGAGGGGAACCTGATCGAAGTCCTTGAGGTGTAA
- a CDS encoding redoxin domain-containing protein, which produces MGLEGKRAPDFTLPSTAGDEVSLSDRLEEGPAIVIINRGHWCSFCAEQLQTFSQISYDLWFNENVDILPVVTDTLPRLTEMRDRYDLEIQLQADPDGEVANRYSGTEETSHGLTGIAGVYVVDEEGTVRYEQVADNPTDRTYGNWVRYFIQNDYENPFGE; this is translated from the coding sequence ATGGGATTAGAAGGCAAGCGAGCGCCCGACTTCACACTTCCGAGCACCGCCGGTGACGAGGTCTCGCTCTCGGACCGCCTCGAAGAAGGGCCAGCTATCGTCATCATCAACCGCGGCCACTGGTGTAGCTTCTGTGCGGAACAGCTCCAGACGTTCAGTCAGATCTCCTACGACCTCTGGTTCAACGAGAACGTCGATATCCTGCCGGTCGTGACCGATACCCTGCCGCGACTCACTGAGATGCGCGACCGCTACGACCTCGAGATCCAACTCCAGGCTGATCCGGACGGTGAGGTGGCCAACCGATACAGCGGGACTGAGGAGACGAGCCACGGCCTTACCGGTATCGCGGGCGTCTACGTCGTCGACGAGGAGGGGACGGTCCGGTACGAACAGGTCGCGGACAATCCCACCGACCGAACCTACGGCAACTGGGTTCGGTACTTCATCCAGAACGATTACGAAAACCCGTTCGGCGAGTAG
- a CDS encoding SDR family NAD(P)-dependent oxidoreductase: MAHTAVIAGVGPGLGESLARKFVDEGCQVGLFARSTDYLEELKSDLGDDALAVPTDITDPEAVEAGFRAVRDAFGPADILVNHASGGSWTGLQGISPDQFERAWRTSAYGSLLCSQEAVDDMLDDDGGTIIFTGATSAVRGRGGALGFSAAKFAVRGMAESMARELGPDGIHVAHVVIDGQIETPEVRELQPDRDEDDYLDPDAIADSYWHLVTQDRSAWTLELDVRPHVEEF, translated from the coding sequence ATGGCGCACACAGCAGTGATCGCCGGCGTCGGTCCCGGTCTCGGAGAATCGCTTGCCCGGAAATTCGTCGACGAAGGCTGTCAGGTAGGACTGTTCGCTCGGTCGACGGACTACCTCGAGGAACTGAAATCCGATCTGGGCGACGATGCACTCGCTGTCCCGACGGATATCACGGATCCCGAGGCAGTCGAGGCGGGCTTCCGGGCGGTTCGCGACGCGTTCGGCCCCGCGGATATCCTCGTCAATCACGCCAGTGGCGGTTCCTGGACGGGACTGCAGGGGATTTCACCGGACCAGTTCGAACGGGCGTGGCGGACATCGGCTTACGGGTCCCTGCTGTGTTCACAGGAGGCCGTCGACGATATGCTCGACGACGATGGCGGAACGATCATCTTTACTGGCGCAACGTCGGCGGTCCGCGGCCGCGGCGGTGCACTCGGATTCAGCGCGGCCAAGTTCGCGGTTCGCGGGATGGCCGAGTCGATGGCCCGCGAACTCGGTCCCGACGGTATTCACGTCGCCCACGTCGTGATCGACGGCCAGATCGAAACCCCGGAGGTCCGGGAATTACAGCCCGACCGCGACGAGGACGACTACCTCGACCCAGACGCGATCGCCGACTCATACTGGCACCTCGTCACCCAGGACCGGTCGGCATGGACACTCGAGTTAGACGTTCGACCCCATGTCGAGGAGTTCTGA
- a CDS encoding helix-turn-helix domain-containing protein, whose translation MSDQVVLTAETAPDVVDETPPSAKLVLTVLAHEGSLTQSRLAEETMLPARTVRYALKQLEEHDLVDSQISFADARQHVYSLNGNRFADPSAREPSS comes from the coding sequence ATGAGTGATCAGGTCGTTCTCACCGCGGAAACCGCTCCCGACGTCGTCGACGAGACCCCGCCGAGCGCCAAACTCGTGCTAACGGTCCTCGCCCACGAAGGCAGCCTCACACAGTCCCGTCTCGCCGAGGAGACGATGCTCCCCGCCCGAACTGTCCGCTACGCGCTGAAGCAACTCGAGGAACACGACCTCGTCGACTCGCAAATCTCCTTTGCGGACGCCAGACAACACGTTTACTCCCTCAACGGCAACCGGTTTGCGGACCCGTCCGCTCGAGAACCCAGTTCGTAA
- a CDS encoding NAD(P)/FAD-dependent oxidoreductase, with protein sequence MTDDSTDQREYDVVVIGGGPAGLTAGLYTTRLGHSTAVIERGGGRAAMMQDVHNLVGVTEDTSGNEFLETGREQLVAYGCDVIREFVSSAGETDDGRVRICGTDADYVADCVVLATGFDDVHPDPPLPRTGRGLHYCLHCDAYMFVDEPVYVMGSSESAAHVAAIMLNFTDDVDLLTRGDEPEWSDETATMLEDHPIDIVREEVTGVRNGEDGWLEALEFADGTEREYRGGFGMYGSEYHNGLAANLGCEINDDGTIAVDDHGRTSVDGIYAVGDVTPGHNQVPIALGEGAKAGIAIHWELREFPRELEETETAGPIRDEQVPGIPDELLEQAVEFHTYD encoded by the coding sequence ATGACGGACGATTCGACCGACCAGCGGGAGTACGATGTCGTTGTAATCGGCGGCGGACCGGCGGGACTGACCGCCGGGCTCTACACCACCAGACTCGGCCACTCGACGGCCGTCATCGAGCGCGGCGGCGGCCGCGCGGCGATGATGCAGGACGTCCACAATCTCGTCGGCGTCACGGAGGACACGAGCGGAAATGAGTTCCTCGAGACGGGGCGCGAGCAACTCGTCGCCTACGGCTGCGACGTGATCCGCGAGTTCGTCTCCTCGGCCGGCGAGACGGACGACGGCCGGGTTCGCATCTGCGGCACCGACGCGGATTACGTTGCGGACTGCGTCGTCCTCGCGACGGGGTTCGACGATGTCCATCCCGACCCGCCGCTGCCGCGAACCGGCCGCGGGCTCCACTACTGTCTGCACTGCGACGCGTACATGTTCGTTGACGAGCCGGTCTACGTGATGGGCAGCAGCGAGAGCGCGGCCCACGTCGCCGCGATCATGCTCAACTTCACCGACGACGTAGATCTGCTGACGCGGGGTGACGAACCCGAGTGGAGCGACGAAACCGCGACGATGCTCGAGGATCATCCCATCGATATCGTCCGCGAGGAGGTTACCGGCGTCCGGAACGGCGAGGACGGCTGGCTCGAGGCACTCGAGTTCGCCGACGGGACCGAGCGAGAGTATCGGGGCGGGTTCGGAATGTACGGCTCCGAGTATCACAACGGGCTGGCGGCAAATCTGGGCTGCGAGATCAACGACGACGGGACGATCGCAGTCGACGATCACGGCCGAACGAGCGTCGACGGTATCTACGCGGTCGGCGACGTCACGCCGGGACACAATCAGGTCCCGATCGCGCTCGGCGAGGGCGCGAAAGCAGGCATCGCGATCCACTGGGAGCTGCGGGAGTTCCCCCGCGAACTCGAGGAGACCGAAACGGCAGGCCCCATCAGGGACGAGCAAGTGCCGGGGATTCCGGACGAGTTGCTCGAGCAAGCCGTTGAGTTCCACACCTACGACTGA
- a CDS encoding heavy metal-associated domain-containing protein — MERQTISVSGMSCDGCERTIESALTTLEEVSRVEADHENERVEVVVDEGITEDDLHAAIREAGYEVPGTA; from the coding sequence ATGGAACGACAGACAATCTCCGTCAGCGGCATGTCCTGTGATGGCTGCGAACGCACCATCGAAAGCGCTCTGACGACCCTCGAGGAGGTCTCTCGAGTCGAGGCCGATCACGAGAACGAGCGCGTCGAGGTCGTCGTCGACGAGGGCATCACGGAGGACGACCTCCACGCGGCCATTCGGGAGGCCGGCTACGAAGTCCCCGGAACCGCGTAA
- a CDS encoding haloacid dehalogenase type II, which produces MSFDPDAVETIAFDSYGTLVDVSAVAEPLSEHLDEYDPELVAKLWRERSLSYAMVGNAIEEYDSFYEMNRHALRYALETCGVDIDEDEREEILSTYHDLPVFDDVHDGIERLRDAGYDCYIVSNGNEEMLKSLLEYADIGDLIEDTVSADEVEQFKPESELYRHAADRIGTPIEEIAFVAAGWWDVPGGIHAGMQGVWINRQDTLWGPYEMDPDLTIESFHDLADELEAD; this is translated from the coding sequence ATGTCGTTCGACCCCGACGCGGTCGAGACGATCGCGTTCGACTCCTATGGGACGCTCGTGGACGTCTCCGCCGTCGCCGAGCCCCTCTCGGAGCATCTCGACGAATACGATCCCGAACTCGTCGCGAAGCTCTGGCGCGAGCGGTCGCTGTCCTACGCGATGGTTGGCAATGCCATCGAGGAGTACGACTCGTTCTACGAGATGAACCGGCACGCGCTGCGATACGCCCTCGAGACGTGTGGCGTTGACATCGACGAGGACGAGCGCGAGGAGATCCTTTCGACGTACCACGACCTGCCGGTCTTCGACGACGTTCACGACGGCATTGAACGGCTTCGCGACGCGGGTTACGACTGCTATATCGTCTCGAACGGCAACGAGGAGATGCTCAAGTCGCTGCTCGAGTACGCCGATATCGGCGATTTGATCGAAGACACGGTCAGCGCTGACGAGGTCGAGCAGTTCAAACCCGAATCCGAGCTGTACCGCCACGCCGCCGACCGGATCGGGACGCCGATCGAGGAGATCGCGTTCGTAGCGGCGGGCTGGTGGGACGTGCCCGGCGGGATCCACGCCGGGATGCAGGGCGTCTGGATAAACCGCCAGGACACCCTCTGGGGACCGTACGAGATGGATCCCGATCTGACGATCGAGAGCTTCCACGACCTCGCGGACGAACTCGAGGCCGATTGA
- a CDS encoding methyltransferase domain-containing protein, which yields MNDPTEPDDRSARHVWSAGRYPAMAPNMLPAIARLVNVAGIDPGNRVLDVGCGTGNAALTARSAGAAVVGLDLAHDMLELARENATLAGYDDIGWVTGDAETLPAADDAFDVVLSNFGHVFAPDSTRAGAELRRVTKPGGRVCFTAWSPNGVVGDLTEVLTDHVADSPSDPWSHLQWGDPDFVREQFADVTDCSFQRRLLEFRYATPHHFWREFAEESGPLSPVLQRMDDDDSRAALRRDAVAALEDWFGDNAIRVEYLQVRAVID from the coding sequence ATGAATGATCCAACCGAGCCCGACGATCGATCGGCGAGACACGTCTGGTCGGCCGGCCGGTATCCCGCGATGGCACCGAACATGTTGCCCGCCATCGCGCGGCTGGTCAACGTCGCGGGCATCGATCCGGGCAACCGCGTCCTCGACGTCGGCTGCGGGACGGGCAACGCTGCGCTGACAGCCCGCAGTGCGGGCGCAGCGGTCGTCGGCCTCGACCTCGCCCACGACATGCTCGAGCTCGCCCGCGAGAACGCGACCCTCGCCGGCTACGACGATATCGGTTGGGTCACCGGCGACGCCGAGACGCTCCCCGCTGCGGACGATGCGTTCGACGTCGTCCTTTCGAACTTCGGCCACGTGTTCGCGCCGGACTCGACCCGCGCCGGTGCGGAACTCCGCCGTGTGACCAAACCCGGTGGCCGGGTCTGTTTCACCGCGTGGTCGCCCAACGGCGTCGTCGGGGACCTCACCGAGGTCCTGACCGACCACGTCGCTGACTCACCCAGCGACCCGTGGTCGCATCTTCAGTGGGGCGACCCCGACTTCGTCCGCGAGCAGTTCGCCGATGTCACCGACTGCTCGTTCCAGCGCCGGCTGCTCGAGTTCCGGTACGCCACGCCCCATCACTTCTGGCGCGAGTTCGCCGAGGAGTCCGGCCCGCTCTCGCCCGTCCTTCAGCGGATGGACGATGACGACTCGCGGGCCGCGCTCCGCCGGGACGCGGTCGCGGCGCTCGAGGACTGGTTCGGGGACAACGCGATCCGCGTCGAGTACCTCCAGGTGCGGGCGGTGATCGATTGA